The window AACGACATCCACATCATAAGCTCCAAGATTATGTTTAGCTATTTCTTTATAGAGTTGAGTCTATTTTAAGTCTTGTTATCGAGTCGGTTATTATTTTCATCCAGGTTTTCTTTGTGCTTCTTTCCCGGATCAGATTATGAGAGTCGAACCACATAGGTTTAGCcctgtttttccatttgtaAGTTGAGCAATACGAACTCATCTTTTCTGGCCTgtatcatatatatatcttcgtgatattttatcaatttgttttcttgtagTATAACTTATAATTCTCTTTTTTCAAATGCCCACAATTGAATGTTGGtggatttgttgtttttgtccAGCAAATGcaattattgttatatattatAGTTTTTTGGACAGATGAAGTAATGTTTATTGACTCTTTGTTCTTTCAAGATAAATGCTAAATTGGATTTTGATATAACCAGGAACGTATAATTCCTTTAGGAGTGTAGCTCATATATGCATTACTTgtgttatttatttgtatttttggaaatttttatGTACTCGAATATCTTCatgatattcttttatctCTTTTCTTGTCCAACTTAGTACAACTTTCCTTTGGTATTAAATACTCACAATCAAAAACTATACTACCGAGAAATGTGGTAAAAGTAAAACCATGAGTAGACACTTAgaataattagataaaatgaagaaacCAAAGATTACAATTTTCGAAACTCATAAGCCTATTTAGAATCTTCGGTCCtcctattagaaatgggcatcaaacactcaccccttaaaaggcctcataagggggagggttatccacacttatatagattagattggatcatcaccaagtcgatgtgggatagaatttagaattttaactcgcctcctcacgtgtgggccggaaaggacatcggtcttccatcacgtgggtatccacacttatatagattagattgatcatcaccaagtttccccacgtgtgggccggaaaggacatcggtcttccatcacgtgagtatccacacttatatagattagattggatcatcaccaagtcgatgtgggacaaatTTAGAGAACTTTAacaatattagaaatgggtcactcaccccttaaaaggcctcataagggggagggttatccacacttatatagaagagataggatcatcaccaagtcgatgtgggacaagatattagaattttaacacgccACAGATAAACAATTGCTTATAGcatcaaacacaaacacaaacagcTCAAAAATGCATTTTCAATCACACAAAATGTTGAAGCTAAGTTGTCAATTTGAATTTACCATACTGCTCAAAAAGGCTGCACCAATTATAAATGTGACAACTTCTGCCTATTATTACTGCGAAATTCTAAATATCTCACAAATGTTGGTACACATGAGTTGTGCATAGTATTGACCTTCCTTCAAAATACTCAAACTAAGGATAATATGGATATCTAGACAACACACTTGAAGCTccaatttgacaaaaatatcacgaagaattcaaaaaaatgaagtgaaatgcAGGCATCTAGGTAATCCATCATCCAAATAGTTCCATCCTTGTTCCACCAAGTCACTTGCTTTCTGCGTCATATATATGAGTTCTGAACAGTATATAAGGAAAAACATACGAAAGCAAAGGCTGAAATGTTTCgggaaaaggaaaacaaaaaactCTGTTTAAATGTAGACATTTATTAGGAATAACTCAACCCTATAAGACTTGGACTcttaactaaaatttgaacACACTCTCcaagtagtattattataaaatcaaaattttcggcGGACTATAGTCGTAACTAGGCAACTAGCCAAATTGACTACTATGCATTTTCCTAAATACTATGCATCTACTTTGAAGTCACCCGTTCAGAAAAATACACACAATTACCATTTTCCTAGATATAAAACATCATATAAGTTAATACGGTCTTACAAATAAGGTTCTTTATAACAAACagatttttcataatattactattaactatgaatcataatattatattttctagataatataatattatgattgcaaatttcataatttataattcaattttaaaaaaatgtatgaaCTAAATTGCACCTAAGTAGGAAGTAAACATAATAGTAAATCGTTAACAATGATCTTGTCCATAATAAACATGACCATCGACCCAACTATCCATCACAAGCGGTTCTTCCCTCCCTTTCGTCTCCACATACTCCGCCACCGCTCTAACACTCGACGCCGGCGCCGCAAACCCCACCGAGAATCGATCCGCCTCGTCCTTCACCTCCCACGACGCAACCCCGACGACCTCTCCCTCCATATTAAACCACGGACTCCCCATAATCTTCGACACCGACACCTCCCTCAACTCCCCACACCTCCCCGCCTCAGGATCCCCGATCCCCACCCCGAACCACCCGTGCTCGATCCACCCCGCCCCGTCGTCCAACGGCCACGGCGCCCTCGCTCCCACGCCCCTCTCCCCCCTCGCGTTCCCCACCATCATCGCCAGCCCCAGGCTCTCTGGTGCCTCGCCATGCATGTCGACattgttaatttgattttgggaAAGCGAAGTGATAAAGGGAAAGAAATGGGGAGAGATTGGCCGGCCGGCCGGCTGGATGGTGCGAACAAGGTTTGGTGATATCCTAAGAAAAATGGCTGCAACtgattaatgaaatatttttagataaattagcattaattttgttaatagaTTTTAGATCATTGTGAAACGAATAATATTGTCTTCGAATAGTTGTTGTTGGGCATGCCTATGCACAAGTAGAGATGTCAATCAGGTTAGCACTAATAGATTTGCAAGCTAATCTGATAAGGGTTAATAAAGCTGGAAAATGTAGGGTTAAAATTTTTCAAGCCTAACTCTAACAGTTCGGATTTCGgactaatatttttgtaatttcaaagATATGTATAgacatcaaacaaaattaattataaataaaaactaatactatacaaaagtatgactcactttccactTATTTATTCAACCTactattctttttatattaattatcataagtaaattaattattgctttgtatttaaattaattattgtgtGTAAGGTAAATTTCAATCTATATAATCATTTGTTTCCATTTCgttttacaattttgaaaaattaggtAAATTCAAGCCTgtatattattgatttaaaattagttaactaatttaattaaatggaaTACGATATTTATATTAGATCTACATAATAATATGCTTGGCATTTTGTCCAAAGGTAAGAAATTACAgatatttcaaaaaagaagGTTTACAATAGATTGGATGCCCTTTAGAAAACATTATTGGAGATTTTCTAAAGATAAAGTGACGAAAGAGAAAAGACAccataaaaagtgaaaaaccAATCCAACTTTTCACTTGAATTATTGAATCAAGATAAGGTAGTATGGGTTCCCACAACGTGGAATAcagaaatcaaatttcattatcaCATTGTAAGTGTGTGTGGATCTATGCATTGCTAATTTACTGATCAAAAGCATagcaaaaaaagaagaagagagaaaagagagaaaaagtaggatGGCAGAATCTGTTGCAAACGCGTCTCTGGAAACCCTTCGTGATTTGCTGGTTGAAGAAACTAAGTTTCTGGTTAGTGTGAGCGGTGATGTTGAGAGAGTGAAAGCAGATCTGAGAAGCATCCATGCCTTGTTGATGAAAGCTGACAGAGAGAGACGCGATTCTCCAACTCTAAAGCTTTACATTTCCCAACTCAAAGATCTGGCGGAAAAAGCTGAGAATCTGCTCGAAACGTATGCCGTTGAAGTGCAATCCGAAGTGGAAGGACGAAAGACTCTCAAGGAAAAATTTCAAAGGTACATTTGCATCATTCTTGAATGTTGCAGTGTCCGCAAGGTTGGAAAAGAGGCTCGCTCGATAATATCAGCATTGGCCGAGCTCACTAACAAGTTAGAGTCAGAGTTGGGACAAGAAAGCTCATCTCTCTCGAGGCAGGGAGATGATGAGCGGCAACGGATGTTGAGGCAGACGTATGGTCATGAGGTTGAGCATGATTTTGTGGGCATGGAGAAAGACATCGAGCTTTTGGTCTCAAAGGTGAAGGATGAAACGAGAAATAGACGAGTAGTGAAGATATATGGGATGGGTGGTCTTGGAAAAACTACTCTCGCCAGAAAGGTCTACAACCACACAGACCTCCTATCTTATACTCGAGCATGGGTTTGCATCACCCAACAGTTTCAACCAAAGGCCGTTTTTGGTGATATTTTGAAACAACTTGATAAAAACGCACAGATTGGTGGCATGGAAGAGTTGGTGAGAGGAATTCATAATTTGTTGAAGGAGAGGAAATGTCTGGTGGTGATTGATGATATTTGGAGTAATGATGATTGGGAGATCATAAAGCAAGCTTTTCCTGTGAATTGTAATGTCATTCTTACCACTCGTTATGAGAACATTGCAAATCGACAATCCGAACCTTACAAGTTGGAATTTATGACAAAAGATGAAGGTTGGGCTTTACTTCAAAAAATAGCAGATTTATCTCCAGGTCAGAAGTTTaattcacttattttttcgatattttcaTTGTGTAATTTCGTTGTAAACTTAGAGCTTTCCCATCTATTGTGGCATTCTTTTCGAATATGTTCGGATGGTTATTCTGTTAGAAATTTAGAGTCTTTTCAACTATTGTGGCATTCTTTTCGAATATGTTTGGATGCCtcatattattttgtatattgtgGCAGTTGATCCGGATTTTAAATCATTTGAAGATATTGGAAGAGTAATTGTATCAAAATGCGAAGGTTTACCACTATCTATTTGTGTTATTGGAGGGATTTTGCATCAAAAAGTACATAGTTTACCAGAATGGAGAAGGGTAAATCAAAacatggaattgaatttgaggCGTGGAGAAGGTGTTGAAAACTACACCAGAGTAAATCAGGTGTTGGAGTTGAGCTATGATGCCTTACCTTATTATTTAAAACCATGTTTCCTCTATCTAGCATGTCTTCCCGAGGATAAAGAGATTAATACAGAGAAATTGTATCTATTGTGGATGGCGGAAGGCTTCATTTCATACCAAGATAAAGGACCTAACGAGACTCTAAGAGATGTGGCCCAAAGATATCTAAAAGAACTTGTTATGAGGTGTATGGTTCAACTCCATAAAGCTAGGTACTACTTTCCACTTAACAAGTTCGATACATGTGGGCTTCATGATTTGATGCATGATCTCTGCTCTTCTAaagctgaagaagaaaagtTTCTGAAGCGTATTAATGCTTCTAAATATCTGACCGACAGGCTTTCACCAACTCAAAAAAGGTTAGTAATACCTCCATCCACTGGCGATTCCATAAGCAGGTTAGCCATCAATTTTGACTTCCGCAGCTTTACTGTGTCAAGTATAGATGGGTTAGAGGAAATTAAAGGTCTTAGATCGTTTATGCTTTTCCCAAAGCTTAGTTCTCTTCCAACCAGAGGCTTCAAAGAGAGTACGATTGACTTTGAGATGTCCCAGTACTTGAGGATATTTTTGGTAGAAGGTTGTAAGTTTGAAGGGGAAAAGTTACCAATCAAGGTGGGTGAACTTATTCATTTAAGATACTTGAGTTTGCGGTACTCTAATGTGGGTGAGCTACCAAAGTCTATATGCAACATGCCATACCTACAGACCTTAGATTTGAGAGTCTCGCATGTTATAAGATTGCCAAATGTGATTTGTAAGATGAAAAGACTAAAGCATTTGTTTCTCCCATCAATTGgcatagaagtgattggagggGAGAAACTAAGACTAGATGGGCTACACGAGTTGGAGACATTAGAATGGATCGACAGTGAGACAACTTGCATTGCTGATATCCCCAAATTGATTAGTCTACAGAGTCTACGTGTTAGAGTTTTTGATGAGGATTGCATGTCAATTGTGTTGAGCAACAAAAATAGACAATTACGTGAGACTCATCTTGAGGTTAAGTCATGTGATCTAAGTTCAGAGAAAAATATGGAGGTTTTAAATGAGGGGTTGATGTCTCCATCGTTGATTACTTTGATGATGTCTAGTTGCAATATGAGTGGTGGTTTTCCATACTACAAACAAGGGATGTGTCAGAATTTAGCAATTTTGGAACTATATAATTGCAAGGGTAAGGTAGACGTGGAGGAGTTTGGCAAGTATCCCATGTTGCAAGTGCTAGCTTTAGATCACTTTGTCAAGATGTCAGAAACAATAACTTTCCGTTCAGATTCATTTCCACAACTCAAGCTCCTTGAATTCCAATGGTTGCCAGATTTAAAGAAATTGGAAGTGGAAAAGGGAGCAATGCCAAAACTTACTTCCATTGTCATCTTGGAGTGCCCCAATTTGGAGAAGGTTCCAGATGGTTTGAGCTCCTCTCTTCGACTGATGGGAATCAATGAGTTTATACCAAGAGAATTTATAGTgagagtagaagaagaagattatgGGCCACTTGTCGAGAAGAATATTAAGGGTCCATTCTAAGACTAGAGTGATATTGTGAAGAAGATTCTTGGCCGTAAGCTGAGAATTTAGGAGCTAGTGCCTGATGTTTTTGGAGGTAATAAATTTGTGACCATACATTATTAAttgtacaaatatatatattggctAGGGAAGTTGTTTCTCTTTTGTGTTTTCTATATAACTAActgctatatatatacataatgaTCTTGACCTTGTGCTATTTCTAATTTCTTTATCAGATGATAACTTTCCGGTCCAACAGAGCTTTGAtttctaattattaattattactctcATATTAATAATTAGGCTCTCCAGCGCACTTCCACGACCAACACCTGAGCCACCTACATCGGCTCCAACACATCCGCACCGCAACCGACATCCACATCATATGCTCCAAGATTATGTTTAGCTATTTCTTTATAGAGTTGAGTCTATTTTAAGTCTTGTTATCGAGTCGGTTATTATTTTCAtccgggttttctttgtgGTTCTTTCCCGGATCAGATTATGAGAGTCGAACCACATAGGTTTAGGTCTGTTTTTCCATTGTAAGTTGAGCAATACGAACTCATCTTTTCTGGCCTGTATCATATATCTTcatgatattttatcaatttgttttcttgtagTACAACTTataattctctttttttcaaatgcCCACAATTGAATGTTGGTGGATTTGTTGTTTTGTCCAGCAAATGctattattgttatatactATAGTTTTTGTGGACAAATGAAGTAATGTTTATTGACTCTCTTTTTACTAAATTTGTAGTACCTTCAATTTCTTTGCTTAATATTGAGTAGAGACCAATTGTCTTTAAGAGCATGAGTGAATCGCTAGAAGTGAAGGAATGAGGCGAGTTTGGTGGTAGTTGTCTTTATTCCAAAAATTaggttttcaattttcatggTATTCAATGTTTTTTGTTAGTggaatttatttcattagtaATAACCAATTTTAGATGATTCAATAGTAGTACAGTATATGCTAAGTGTTTGCTGTTAGAGATTTTGTTATCttgatttttctctt is drawn from Salvia hispanica cultivar TCC Black 2014 chromosome 6, UniMelb_Shisp_WGS_1.0, whole genome shotgun sequence and contains these coding sequences:
- the LOC125193475 gene encoding probable disease resistance protein At1g58390, with the protein product MAESVANASLETLRDLLVEETKFLVSVSGDVERVKADLRSIHALLMKADRERRDSPTLKLYISQLKDLAEKAENLLETYAVEVQSEVEGRKTLKEKFQRYICIILECCSVRKVGKEARSIISALAELTNKLESELGQESSSLSRQGDDERQRMLRQTYGHEVEHDFVGMEKDIELLVSKVKDETRNRRVVKIYGMGGLGKTTLARKVYNHTDLLSYTRAWVCITQQFQPKAVFGDILKQLDKNAQIGGMEELVRGIHNLLKERKCLVVIDDIWSNDDWEIIKQAFPVNCNVILTTRYENIANRQSEPYKLEFMTKDEGWALLQKIADLSPVDPDFKSFEDIGRVIVSKCEGLPLSICVIGGILHQKVHSLPEWRRVNQNMELNLRRGEGVENYTRVNQVLELSYDALPYYLKPCFLYLACLPEDKEINTEKLYLLWMAEGFISYQDKGPNETLRDVAQRYLKELVMRCMVQLHKARYYFPLNKFDTCGLHDLMHDLCSSKAEEEKFLKRINASKYLTDRLSPTQKRLVIPPSTGDSISRLAINFDFRSFTVSSIDGLEEIKGLRSFMLFPKLSSLPTRGFKESTIDFEMSQYLRIFLVEGCKFEGEKLPIKVGELIHLRYLSLRYSNVGELPKSICNMPYLQTLDLRVSHVIRLPNVICKMKRLKHLFLPSIGIEVIGGEKLRLDGLHELETLEWIDSETTCIADIPKLISLQSLRVRVFDEDCMSIVLSNKNRQLRETHLEVKSCDLSSEKNMEVLNEGLMSPSLITLMMSSCNMSGGFPYYKQGMCQNLAILELYNCKGKVDVEEFGKYPMLQVLALDHFVKMSETITFRSDSFPQLKLLEFQWLPDLKKLEVEKGAMPKLTSIVILECPNLEKVPDGLSSSLRLMGINEFIPREFIVRVEEEDYGPLVEKNIKGPF